From bacterium, the proteins below share one genomic window:
- a CDS encoding YegS/Rv2252/BmrU family lipid kinase, which yields MPATLIVANLRSGGGRARDALPLVTNALRRHGREYELIVTPSGEATAPLLAEFLGAGRPEFDQVAVVGGDGTLNGAVNGILTSGLSLPVGIIPCGTGNETIRALGIPKDPERAVEVLLRGQVCPIDVGRVNNRYFLNIFGLGYDVQVVKMVNMLRSRYRLARNRSIYYLAALLLLSSGFDPFEVRVQVGERVFNGRAVLVAAANGRMYGEKLLALPAPSLSDGLLDLYLLQELRSKSFRKTTRLLRHLPVPELSVQRAPSVRIQLDQRREAQVDGSLLGPSLTYDLSLLPRAIGVIHPAPPALAGQPRRPELGAERR from the coding sequence ATGCCGGCCACACTGATTGTGGCGAACCTTCGCTCCGGCGGCGGGCGTGCGCGTGATGCCCTCCCCCTCGTCACCAACGCGCTCCGGCGTCACGGCCGGGAGTACGAGCTGATCGTCACCCCGTCCGGGGAGGCGACCGCCCCCCTGCTCGCCGAGTTCCTCGGCGCCGGGCGGCCGGAGTTCGATCAAGTGGCCGTGGTAGGGGGCGACGGCACGCTCAACGGCGCCGTCAACGGCATCCTGACGAGCGGGCTGAGCCTTCCGGTCGGCATCATCCCCTGCGGCACCGGGAACGAAACGATCCGCGCGCTGGGGATCCCGAAGGATCCAGAGAGGGCAGTCGAGGTCCTCCTCCGCGGGCAGGTCTGCCCCATCGACGTCGGCCGGGTAAACAACCGCTACTTCCTCAACATCTTCGGCCTCGGCTACGACGTCCAGGTCGTCAAGATGGTCAACATGCTCCGGTCGCGGTACCGGCTCGCCCGCAACCGCTCGATCTACTATCTGGCCGCGCTCCTCCTGCTCTCTTCCGGGTTCGATCCGTTCGAGGTGCGCGTGCAGGTCGGGGAACGGGTGTTCAACGGCCGCGCGGTCTTGGTGGCCGCGGCCAACGGCCGGATGTACGGCGAGAAGCTGCTGGCACTGCCCGCCCCCAGCCTCTCCGACGGGTTGCTGGACCTCTACCTGCTCCAGGAGCTGCGCTCCAAGTCGTTCCGCAAGACCACCCGCCTCCTCCGGCACCTGCCGGTCCCCGAGCTGAGCGTGCAGCGGGCCCCCTCGGTCCGCATCCAGCTCGACCAGCGCCGCGAGGCGCAGGTCGACGGCAGCCTCCTCGGCCCGTCCCTGACCTACGACCTCTCGCTGCTGCCGCGCGCCATCGGGGTGATCCACCCTGCTCCGCCGGCTCTGGCCGGCCAGCCGCGCCGGCCCGAACTGGGCGCGGAGCGCCGGTAG
- a CDS encoding glycosyltransferase, whose amino-acid sequence MLLTILSCNYGGGHRRVGEAIAAEWEARTGGRADLVDYFARFVHPVFDAVTKFSYIQSVRRAPGMYGMFYKATGEIRPDSLVQRAINRMGMERLDRYLKAEEPDAVCCVHCTPAGTMSDLKIADRTQIPCLTVITDYVTHSQWIHPRVDEYSVPAAEVRDGLVSRGVPAERIAVTGLPIERKFLRTLDREALARQFGLAPGRPVVLVMAGAYAMLGGVGDVARVLARFPRPLTALIVCGHDRRLQDQVRARMAGSPHPFQVFGYINNVEELMAASDLLITKAGGVTVSEALVLGLPMLIYRPIPGQEEGNTRYLLEHGAALAPKTPTMLHEMLEGLFADPARLAAMKRAASGLARPAATPQVVARLIALAAGTAGSPTPQRTLATSASRT is encoded by the coding sequence ATGCTGCTCACGATTCTCTCCTGCAACTACGGCGGCGGGCACCGCCGGGTGGGCGAAGCGATCGCGGCGGAGTGGGAGGCCCGAACCGGGGGACGCGCGGACCTCGTCGATTACTTCGCCCGGTTCGTACACCCCGTGTTCGACGCGGTGACGAAGTTTTCGTACATCCAGAGCGTGCGGCGGGCGCCGGGGATGTACGGGATGTTCTACAAGGCGACCGGGGAGATCCGGCCCGACTCGCTGGTTCAGCGGGCGATCAACCGGATGGGGATGGAGCGCCTGGACCGGTACCTGAAGGCGGAGGAACCCGACGCCGTCTGCTGCGTCCACTGCACCCCCGCCGGCACGATGTCCGACCTCAAGATTGCCGACCGCACGCAGATCCCCTGTCTCACCGTCATCACCGACTACGTCACCCACAGCCAGTGGATCCATCCGCGCGTCGATGAATACTCGGTGCCGGCGGCGGAAGTGCGCGACGGACTCGTGTCCCGCGGCGTCCCCGCCGAGCGGATCGCGGTCACGGGGCTGCCGATCGAGCGGAAGTTTCTCCGGACGCTGGACCGCGAGGCGCTGGCGAGACAGTTCGGGCTTGCACCCGGCCGGCCGGTCGTGCTGGTAATGGCGGGGGCGTACGCGATGCTCGGCGGGGTCGGCGACGTCGCCCGCGTGCTGGCTCGCTTCCCGCGTCCGCTCACCGCCCTGATCGTCTGCGGGCACGACCGCCGGCTACAGGACCAGGTGCGCGCCCGCATGGCCGGCTCGCCCCACCCCTTCCAGGTCTTCGGCTACATCAATAACGTCGAGGAGCTGATGGCGGCGAGCGACCTGCTGATCACGAAGGCGGGCGGGGTAACGGTGAGCGAGGCGCTGGTGCTGGGACTACCGATGCTCATCTACCGGCCGATCCCCGGTCAGGAAGAAGGGAACACCCGGTACCTGCTGGAGCACGGCGCCGCGCTGGCGCCCAAGACCCCCACGATGCTCCACGAGATGCTGGAAGGGCTGTTCGCCGATCCCGCGCGCCTCGCGGCGATGAAGCGGGCGGCGTCTGGGCTGGCCCGGCCCGCCGCCACGCCGCAGGTGGTCGCGCGCCTGATCGCGCTCGCGGCCGGGACCGCCGGCAGCCCCACCCCACAAAGGACGCTCGCCACCTCCGCCTCCCGGACTTGA